In Pseudoduganella albidiflava, a single window of DNA contains:
- a CDS encoding family 43 glycosylhydrolase, protein MPTNPTWRRPALAMALLALAAGAQAQPSKWPDITWLFTSFHGKGDGLHLSASADGKAWTDLGKIFLKPSVGSGLMRDPHILRGPDGVFRMVWTTGWKDRGIGYAASTDLVNWSAQRYLPIFEKTAGATDAWAPETFYDEASGQYVITLSSDIDGRFPETKSAERMNHRTYYVTTKDFVTFSEPALFLDPGFDHIDTTVVRDGARYISVFKEGDRQKAGKWGAVRWAVADRALGPWRVMPEPIVSGLRAEGPTLYTQDGRTTLLVDFYADKRYGAFQTTDWKTWTDVSAQVSVADGQRHGSVLAVPAWLAKELGTARPRAEAVEPKPAPPPILDGFTADPSIRLFGDTYYIYPTSDKPNWQTTDFSVWSSKDLVEWKKERMILDVANDLKWAKVEAWAPDVIERNGTYYMYFCAQGNIGVATSKSPTGPFVDALGKPLVAKGTGVQTNTIDPYPFIDDDGQAYLYYGNGKLGNVYKLKPDMVTLDGPVHTIELRDHREAPVVFKRNGKYYFMWSIDDARSPDYRVGWGVADSPLGPVRSPDRDFIVLRRSGPAVATAHHSVVNVPGTDRWYVAYHRHALPQGNGYQRQTVLARMAFNADGSIQPMDPMAVPFRPGDVGEPIRNGKAAAPVGTGR, encoded by the coding sequence ATGCCCACCAACCCGACCTGGCGCCGCCCCGCGCTGGCCATGGCGCTGCTGGCGCTTGCCGCCGGTGCGCAGGCCCAGCCATCGAAGTGGCCCGACATCACGTGGCTGTTCACCTCCTTTCACGGCAAGGGCGACGGGCTGCACCTGTCGGCCAGCGCGGACGGCAAGGCGTGGACGGACCTGGGCAAGATCTTCCTGAAACCCTCGGTGGGATCGGGGCTGATGCGCGACCCGCATATCCTGCGCGGCCCCGACGGCGTGTTCCGCATGGTATGGACCACCGGCTGGAAGGACAGGGGCATCGGCTACGCGGCATCGACGGACCTGGTCAACTGGTCGGCCCAGCGCTACCTGCCGATCTTCGAGAAGACCGCGGGAGCCACGGATGCGTGGGCACCGGAGACGTTCTACGATGAAGCGAGCGGGCAGTATGTGATCACGCTATCGTCCGACATCGACGGCCGCTTTCCGGAAACGAAATCGGCCGAGCGGATGAACCACCGCACGTACTATGTGACGACGAAGGATTTCGTCACGTTCAGCGAACCGGCACTGTTCCTCGACCCCGGCTTCGACCATATCGATACCACGGTGGTGCGCGATGGAGCCCGCTATATCAGCGTCTTCAAGGAAGGCGACCGGCAGAAGGCAGGCAAGTGGGGCGCGGTGCGCTGGGCCGTGGCCGACCGCGCGCTCGGTCCCTGGCGGGTGATGCCCGAGCCGATCGTCAGCGGCTTGCGCGCCGAGGGGCCGACCTTGTACACCCAGGACGGCAGGACGACCTTGCTGGTCGACTTCTATGCGGACAAGCGCTATGGCGCCTTCCAGACCACCGACTGGAAGACGTGGACCGATGTGTCGGCGCAAGTCTCGGTGGCGGACGGCCAGCGGCATGGCAGCGTGCTGGCGGTGCCGGCCTGGCTGGCGAAGGAGCTTGGCACCGCGCGCCCGAGGGCGGAAGCAGTGGAGCCGAAGCCGGCCCCGCCGCCCATCCTGGATGGCTTCACGGCCGATCCGTCGATCCGGCTGTTCGGCGACACCTACTATATCTATCCCACATCGGACAAGCCGAACTGGCAGACCACCGATTTTTCCGTGTGGTCGTCGAAGGACCTGGTGGAGTGGAAGAAGGAGCGCATGATCCTGGACGTGGCCAACGACCTGAAATGGGCCAAGGTCGAAGCCTGGGCGCCGGACGTGATCGAGCGTAACGGCACGTACTACATGTACTTCTGCGCGCAGGGCAATATCGGCGTGGCCACGTCGAAGTCGCCCACCGGCCCGTTCGTCGACGCGCTGGGCAAGCCGCTGGTCGCCAAGGGCACGGGCGTGCAGACCAATACCATCGACCCGTATCCGTTCATCGACGACGATGGCCAGGCCTATCTTTACTACGGCAACGGCAAGCTGGGCAACGTCTACAAGCTGAAGCCGGACATGGTCACGCTGGATGGCCCCGTGCACACGATCGAACTGCGCGACCACCGCGAGGCGCCGGTGGTCTTCAAGCGCAACGGCAAGTACTACTTCATGTGGTCGATCGACGATGCGCGCAGCCCGGACTACCGGGTGGGCTGGGGCGTGGCCGATTCGCCGCTCGGCCCGGTGCGTTCGCCGGACCGGGATTTCATCGTGCTGCGGCGCAGTGGGCCGGCCGTCGCCACCGCGCACCACAGCGTCGTCAACGTACCGGGCACCGATCGCTGGTACGTCGCCTATCACCGCCACGCGCTGCCGCAGGGGAACGGCTACCAGCGCCAGACCGTGCTGGCGAGGATGGCGTTCAATGCCGATGGCTCGATCCAGCCGATGGACCCGATGGCCGTGCCGTTCCGGCCGGGTGACGTGGGTGAGCCGATCAGGAACGGGAAGGCGGCGGCGCCTGTCGGCACGGGCAGGTAG